A region of Labeo rohita strain BAU-BD-2019 unplaced genomic scaffold, IGBB_LRoh.1.0 scaffold_1108, whole genome shotgun sequence DNA encodes the following proteins:
- the LOC127157559 gene encoding V-set domain-containing T-cell activation inhibitor 1-like — protein MAIYKRILSGNLWRWCFFTLLSVFLMADEVSLQETVVGFIGDSVVLPCFSKKPPLTIQDITVLWRYKYDLNVYDIIKGKGSVEEQNQEYNNRAETFPEEYKTGNFSLKLNNLQHTDAGKYQCYIISKESEDWIVELRIEGV, from the exons ATGGCAATCTACAAAAGAATCTTATCTGGAAATCTCTggag GTGGTGTTTTTTTACTCTGCTGTCTGTGTTTCTAATGGCAGATGAAG TGTCTCTGCAGGAGACTGTTGTGGGTTTTATTGGAGACTCtgttgttttaccttgtttttctaaaaaaccTCCACTTACAATTCAAGACATCACAGTGCTCTGGAGATACAAGTACGACCTGAATGTGTATGACATTATTAAAGGTAAAGGCTCTGTGGAAGAACAGAATCAAGAGTACAATAACAGAGCAGAAACCTTCCCTGAGGAGTATAAGACTGGAAACTTTTCTCTCAAACTCAACAACCTTCAACACACTGATGCAGGAAAATACCAGTGCTACATCATATCAAAAGAGTCAGAAGACTGGATTGTTGAACTTCGTATTGAAGGTGTGTAA